One window of Phycisphaeraceae bacterium genomic DNA carries:
- a CDS encoding 3-hydroxybutyryl-CoA dehydrogenase (converts (S)-3-hydroxybutanoyl-CoA to 3-acetoacetyl-CoA), with the protein MGGGIAQVAAVSGIDVTVFDAFPGATDKCRAVHQKSLSKLVEKQKITQDVMDGALKRISFVTDLDGLRGADWVVEAIVEDAGVKKDLFKKLAAILPDDNVVLATNTSSISITEIATATGAAASRVVGMHFFNPVPLMALVEVIPGLATAPAVVERTIALATAMGKTPLRANDRAGFVSNRVLMPMINEAFYAWMEGVAEPEAIDGIMKLGCNFPMGPLRLADFIGLDTCLHIMNVLADGLNNDRYRACPLLKQLVTAGRLGDKSGRGVYDYMKK; encoded by the coding sequence ATGGGCGGAGGCATCGCCCAGGTCGCCGCCGTCAGCGGCATCGACGTCACCGTCTTCGATGCCTTCCCCGGGGCGACGGACAAGTGCCGGGCCGTTCATCAGAAATCTCTTTCGAAGCTGGTCGAGAAGCAGAAGATCACGCAGGACGTGATGGATGGTGCGCTGAAGCGGATCTCTTTCGTCACGGATCTGGATGGGCTGAGGGGTGCGGACTGGGTGGTCGAGGCGATCGTCGAGGACGCGGGCGTCAAGAAGGATCTTTTCAAGAAGCTGGCCGCGATTCTGCCGGACGACAACGTGGTGCTTGCGACGAACACGTCGAGCATCAGCATCACGGAGATCGCGACCGCGACGGGCGCGGCGGCGTCGCGTGTTGTGGGCATGCACTTCTTCAACCCCGTGCCGCTGATGGCGCTGGTTGAGGTGATTCCCGGGCTTGCGACTGCGCCTGCGGTTGTTGAGCGGACGATCGCGCTGGCTACGGCGATGGGGAAGACACCGCTGAGGGCCAATGATCGCGCGGGGTTTGTCAGCAATCGCGTGCTGATGCCGATGATCAATGAGGCGTTCTACGCGTGGATGGAGGGCGTCGCGGAGCCGGAGGCGATCGACGGCATCATGAAGCTCGGGTGCAACTTCCCGATGGGCCCGCTGCGGCTTGCCGACTTCATCGGGCTCGATACCTGCTTGCACATCATGAACGTCCTCGCCGACGGGCTGAACAACGATCGCTACCGCGCCTGCCCGCTCCTGAAGCAGCTCGTAACCGCGGGCCGCTTGGGCGATAAGTCGGGACGAGGCGTGTACGACTACATGAAGAAGTGA
- a CDS encoding virulence protein, giving the protein MYAIAFDMDIESLRQNYGDPYNNAYGDIRKVLERHGFTRQQGSVYFGDETVNAVTCVLAAVDLAQSLAWFGASVRDIRMLRIEELNDLRPAVDQAM; this is encoded by the coding sequence ATGTACGCGATTGCCTTTGACATGGACATCGAGTCGCTCCGTCAGAACTATGGCGATCCCTACAACAACGCATACGGCGATATACGGAAGGTCTTGGAAAGGCACGGATTCACACGACAGCAAGGAAGCGTCTATTTCGGGGATGAGACTGTGAACGCGGTTACCTGCGTTCTCGCGGCTGTTGATCTCGCTCAGTCGCTGGCTTGGTTCGGCGCATCCGTCCGCGACATCCGCATGCTCCGAATCGAGGAACTCAACGATCTACGCCCAGCCGTTGATCAGGCGATGTGA
- a CDS encoding RecX family transcriptional regulator, protein MSRSDYAPDKERVDEDERQREQNGEDALFPTSSGSSSASNSVIVSVRELTGTPKRVSVLVGGRRRVATLLATQAMELALAPGVPWTDELATLAARMERVNAAKSMAMRRLASRARSRAEMLQWLTSKGTDPQVATEAIERLAEIGLISDTQVVEDERRRAVAKGLSARALADRMASRGIGTHTDSEDPPPCGSDHGDAARALEVARSELSRRAIDPADVNVLARRVMGVLARKGYEEDLAKEAVIVALRERGLRLDQAFDD, encoded by the coding sequence GTGAGCAGGTCAGACTATGCACCGGACAAAGAACGCGTGGATGAGGACGAGCGACAACGCGAGCAGAACGGTGAAGACGCTCTCTTCCCCACCAGCAGCGGCTCAAGCTCCGCATCAAACAGCGTGATCGTCTCGGTGCGAGAACTCACGGGCACTCCCAAACGCGTCTCGGTGCTTGTGGGGGGCCGCCGGCGTGTCGCAACCCTGCTGGCGACCCAGGCGATGGAACTCGCCCTCGCCCCCGGCGTCCCCTGGACCGACGAACTCGCAACGCTCGCCGCCCGGATGGAACGTGTCAACGCCGCGAAGTCCATGGCGATGAGACGCCTTGCTTCACGGGCACGATCCCGTGCCGAGATGCTCCAATGGCTGACCTCCAAAGGGACGGATCCACAGGTCGCAACCGAAGCCATCGAGCGATTGGCCGAAATCGGGCTGATCAGCGATACCCAAGTAGTTGAAGACGAACGCCGCCGAGCCGTGGCCAAAGGACTCAGTGCGCGTGCCCTCGCCGATCGCATGGCATCACGTGGAATTGGCACGCACACCGATTCCGAAGACCCGCCCCCCTGCGGCAGCGACCACGGCGATGCCGCGCGAGCACTTGAAGTTGCAAGGTCTGAACTCTCGCGTCGAGCGATCGATCCGGCCGATGTGAACGTTCTGGCTCGTCGAGTCATGGGCGTCCTCGCCCGCAAGGGGTATGAAGAAGACCTCGCGAAAGAGGCGGTCATCGTCGCGCTGCGAGAGCGTGGGCTCCGCCTCGATCAGGCGTTCGACGACTGA
- a CDS encoding sodium-translocating pyrophosphatase — protein MSLDLKVRSASACGLLTGFGCFLILFVITACVGLGFGAAAQDLSIGGAEASGPAASAGGTGGEHGSHTPGGEANLKLPDLSTVDFLNGTIDGRSLLLIGILVSVLGMGFGLWIFVQLKNLPVHRSMLEISELIYETCKAYMIQQGKFLLVLFAFIGAIMLLYFGFLIPTTDGEGNPSRGFEFYKVGIVLAFALVGIAGSYGVAWFGIRVNTFANSRAAFASLRGKPFPCYAIPLKAGMSIGMALISVELLIMLGILLFAPSDLAGACLIGFAIGESLGASALRIAGGIFTKIADIGSDLMKIVFKIKEDDARNPGVIADCVGDNAGDSVGPSADGFETYGVTGVALITFLMLAINASTAGPDYEKIQIQLLVWLFAMRIIMVVASALSYFINEALATAKHANATRMNFEKPLTNLVILTSVISIVLTFAASKLLIPEVHGNGEMWWILSLIITCGTAAGAIIPELVKVFTSTESRHVREVVTSSEQGGASLNILSGFVAGNFSAFWLGIVIVGLMGIAASISGMGLGEFMMAPAVFAFGLVAFGFLGMGPVTIAVDSYGPVTDNAQSVFELSTIESIPGIADEIQREHGFEPDFEKSKRFLEENDGAGNTFKATAKPVLIGTAVVGATTMTFSIIVALTHGLEPGSLAKLSLLHPPFLLGLITGGAVIYWFTGASTQAVSTGAYRAVEFIKQNIRLDGATKASVEDSRKVVEICTQYAQKGMINIFLGVFFATLAFAFYESFFFIGYLVSIALFGLYQAIFMANAGGAWDNAKKVVETELRAKGTPLHDASVVGDTVGDPFKDTSSVAMNPVIKFTTLFGLLAVELAVSMKDQTDGHHSMLTGVLTGVFFIVSLTFIWRSFYAMQISSSAEIKTHG, from the coding sequence ATCACGGCGTGTGTGGGACTGGGGTTCGGCGCGGCCGCGCAGGATCTGTCGATCGGTGGTGCTGAGGCGTCTGGTCCCGCGGCATCGGCGGGGGGAACGGGTGGCGAGCATGGATCGCACACACCGGGTGGTGAGGCGAATCTGAAGCTGCCGGATCTCTCGACGGTGGACTTTCTCAACGGCACGATCGACGGTCGCAGCCTGCTGCTGATCGGGATCCTGGTGAGCGTACTCGGGATGGGGTTCGGGCTGTGGATCTTTGTGCAACTCAAGAACCTGCCGGTGCACCGGTCGATGCTCGAGATCTCGGAGCTGATCTACGAGACGTGCAAGGCGTACATGATCCAGCAGGGGAAGTTCCTGCTGGTGCTGTTCGCGTTCATCGGCGCGATCATGCTCCTGTACTTCGGATTCCTGATCCCGACGACGGATGGGGAGGGGAATCCTTCGCGGGGGTTTGAGTTCTACAAGGTCGGGATTGTTCTGGCCTTTGCGCTTGTCGGGATCGCGGGTTCGTATGGGGTGGCGTGGTTCGGGATACGAGTGAACACGTTTGCGAACAGCCGCGCCGCGTTCGCGTCGCTGAGGGGCAAGCCGTTCCCGTGCTATGCGATCCCGCTGAAGGCGGGGATGTCGATCGGCATGGCGTTGATCTCGGTCGAGCTGTTGATCATGCTCGGGATTCTGCTGTTTGCGCCGTCGGATCTTGCGGGGGCGTGCCTGATCGGCTTTGCGATCGGTGAGTCTCTTGGGGCGTCTGCGCTGCGGATCGCGGGCGGGATCTTTACGAAGATCGCGGACATCGGGTCGGATCTGATGAAGATCGTCTTCAAGATCAAGGAGGACGACGCGCGGAACCCGGGTGTCATCGCGGACTGCGTGGGGGATAACGCGGGCGATTCGGTCGGGCCTTCGGCGGACGGGTTCGAGACGTACGGGGTCACGGGCGTTGCCTTGATCACGTTCCTGATGCTCGCGATCAACGCGTCGACCGCGGGGCCGGACTATGAGAAGATCCAGATCCAGCTGCTTGTGTGGCTCTTTGCGATGCGGATCATCATGGTGGTGGCTTCCGCGCTCTCGTACTTCATCAACGAGGCGCTGGCCACGGCGAAGCACGCGAATGCGACGAGGATGAACTTCGAGAAGCCGCTGACGAATCTCGTGATCCTGACGTCGGTGATCTCGATTGTGCTGACGTTTGCGGCGTCGAAGCTGCTGATCCCGGAGGTTCACGGGAACGGGGAGATGTGGTGGATTCTGTCTCTGATCATCACGTGCGGCACCGCGGCGGGCGCGATCATTCCTGAGCTTGTCAAGGTGTTCACCTCGACGGAGAGCCGCCACGTGCGTGAGGTGGTGACATCCTCGGAGCAGGGCGGCGCGTCGCTGAACATTCTGTCGGGGTTTGTGGCCGGGAACTTCTCGGCGTTCTGGCTCGGGATCGTGATCGTGGGATTGATGGGGATCGCGGCGTCGATCAGCGGCATGGGGCTTGGCGAGTTCATGATGGCGCCGGCGGTCTTCGCGTTCGGGCTGGTGGCGTTCGGCTTCCTGGGGATGGGGCCGGTGACGATCGCGGTGGACTCGTATGGTCCGGTGACGGACAACGCGCAGTCGGTGTTTGAGCTTTCGACGATCGAGTCGATCCCGGGGATTGCGGACGAGATCCAGCGGGAGCACGGCTTCGAGCCGGACTTCGAGAAGTCGAAGCGGTTTCTCGAGGAGAACGACGGGGCGGGCAACACGTTCAAGGCGACGGCAAAGCCGGTGCTGATCGGCACGGCGGTTGTCGGCGCGACGACGATGACTTTCTCGATCATCGTCGCGTTGACGCATGGGCTGGAACCCGGCTCGTTGGCGAAGCTGTCGCTCCTGCATCCGCCGTTTCTGCTCGGGCTGATTACGGGTGGTGCGGTGATCTACTGGTTCACCGGCGCATCGACGCAGGCGGTCTCGACCGGGGCGTATCGCGCGGTGGAGTTCATCAAGCAGAACATCCGGCTGGACGGGGCGACAAAGGCGAGCGTGGAGGACAGCCGCAAGGTCGTTGAGATCTGCACGCAGTATGCGCAGAAGGGGATGATCAACATCTTCCTGGGTGTGTTCTTCGCGACTCTGGCGTTTGCGTTCTACGAGTCGTTCTTCTTCATCGGGTATCTCGTATCGATCGCGCTCTTCGGGTTGTACCAGGCGATTTTCATGGCGAACGCGGGCGGGGCGTGGGATAACGCGAAGAAGGTGGTCGAGACCGAGCTCAGAGCCAAGGGGACGCCTCTCCACGATGCCAGCGTGGTCGGCGACACCGTGGGCGATCCCTTCAAGGACACGTCGTCGGTCGCGATGAACCCGGTGATTAAGTTCACGACGCTCTTCGGCCTGCTGGCCGTTGAACTGGCCGTCAGCATGAAGGACCAGACCGATGGGCACCACTCGATGCTGACGGGGGTGCTCACGGGCGTGTTCTTCATTGTCTCTCTGACGTTCATCTGGCGGTCGTTCTATGCGATGCAGATCAGCTCGAGCGCCGAGATCAAGACACACGGGTAG
- a CDS encoding queuosine precursor transporter, whose amino-acid sequence MLTRHTSALDPLPPDMLTPRQGIYIWLAAIFVTCLVLANIIGVKVFRFELPIGPWDIPIEHTMGMLPFPITFLLTDLINEYYGKKGARRVVYIAFAMAALAFILIAISRAVPIREGIPGTATQAAFENIFGAAALMYIASLIAFLCGSLLDIVLFGFFKRLTGGKMIWLRATGSTVISQLFDSFVVTFTFFLFIPLLLGMETKAVGWIFGTALTGYILKFVLAVLVTPFIYLGRWMIREWFGLRPLPATGM is encoded by the coding sequence GTGCTTACCCGTCACACGTCGGCTCTCGATCCGCTGCCGCCCGATATGCTGACGCCTCGGCAGGGCATTTACATCTGGCTCGCGGCGATCTTTGTGACGTGTCTCGTCCTGGCGAACATCATCGGGGTGAAGGTCTTTCGCTTCGAGCTTCCCATCGGGCCGTGGGACATCCCCATCGAGCACACCATGGGCATGCTCCCCTTCCCGATCACCTTCCTTCTCACCGACCTGATCAACGAGTATTACGGCAAGAAGGGCGCACGCCGCGTGGTCTACATCGCGTTCGCAATGGCCGCGCTCGCCTTCATCCTCATCGCGATCTCACGGGCCGTGCCCATACGTGAGGGCATACCGGGGACGGCCACCCAGGCCGCCTTCGAGAACATCTTCGGGGCCGCCGCGCTCATGTACATCGCCTCGCTCATCGCCTTCCTCTGCGGCTCGCTGCTGGACATCGTCCTCTTCGGGTTCTTCAAACGCCTCACCGGCGGCAAGATGATCTGGCTCCGCGCCACCGGCAGCACAGTCATCTCCCAGCTCTTCGACTCCTTCGTCGTCACCTTCACGTTCTTTCTTTTCATCCCGCTCCTCCTCGGCATGGAAACCAAGGCCGTGGGCTGGATCTTCGGTACCGCCCTCACGGGTTACATCCTCAAGTTCGTCCTCGCGGTCCTCGTCACACCCTTCATCTACCTCGGACGCTGGATGATCCGCGAGTGGTTCGGGCTGAGACCGCTGCCGGCGACCGGCATGTGA
- a CDS encoding type II secretion system protein GspG — protein sequence MSLLRVSLPRLPVRRVYRAFPELDGYTDEQCARFVRAARGSVRRRVIAGAIIALVTLIGISAGLVGFWYVQSTWLDPHRSLNIGHQLVTWYGLLLNIVLAIAGVTLGPILGYLTRDLFVIRRVRFILRTRGTCISCGYTLVGLFVGEELQVICPECGTTTQVDPALGELVTDEAGRPSFKPAESRHKARIFWTRRRRRVLGFGSLALAILALVLSVSYELFIRWQAGIARREQPSVLDLQALATAYQPEGTRPSDPNAFDVLMKLSLLRTEADHAVWLARGSPSFGMYPDYQMIYAPERVGDLGELHAVRLREIQEGEAVARMLLEKQRELGVPETLAILASTRRYVPGYDIPPGQPLFLIPLKHLGDSRQLAMACLSRMRLAAEDRDLAAFSSAMEGSLALARVLRLEPNLISHLVSYHIEMETHGQIRLALASSPDAEWLDAISDILERQRSSVPHEFWIRSEALTSHNLICHFFNEPHHARFGRWSRSVRQLRMSLFIGDTMRQPSRLGTYYENRKILREQEERFREVASTPLRERGPHDSASTSLIPAWYCINTDPTETLDQSAVLQADRDGLDIMIALERFRLAEGEYPDSLERIVPAYMEALPLDPWSGVPYVYRRPGDSDHCAPAGYVLYSIGSDQVDNGGRPPPARRAKSQNIVMGAAKKRDCVGLDWIINSAARNH from the coding sequence ATGTCGCTGCTGCGAGTCTCGCTTCCACGTCTGCCTGTACGCCGCGTGTATCGGGCGTTTCCCGAGCTCGACGGCTACACGGATGAGCAGTGCGCGAGGTTTGTGAGGGCGGCGAGGGGGAGTGTCCGGCGCAGGGTCATTGCGGGTGCGATCATCGCGCTAGTCACGCTGATCGGTATCAGTGCTGGACTCGTCGGATTCTGGTATGTCCAGAGTACTTGGCTCGATCCCCACCGCTCGCTGAACATCGGCCACCAACTGGTCACCTGGTATGGCCTGCTGCTGAACATCGTCCTGGCCATCGCGGGCGTCACCCTCGGCCCCATACTCGGCTATCTTACACGGGACCTGTTTGTCATCCGTCGTGTCCGTTTCATTCTTCGCACACGCGGCACGTGCATCTCGTGCGGCTACACGCTCGTCGGCCTTTTCGTCGGTGAAGAACTTCAGGTCATCTGCCCCGAGTGCGGCACGACCACCCAGGTCGACCCGGCCCTCGGCGAGCTCGTGACCGATGAGGCCGGGCGCCCGAGCTTCAAGCCGGCTGAGTCTCGGCACAAGGCCCGTATCTTCTGGACACGCCGTCGCCGGCGCGTGCTCGGTTTCGGTTCTCTTGCTCTCGCGATCCTTGCACTGGTGCTTTCGGTTTCATATGAGCTCTTCATCCGTTGGCAAGCCGGCATCGCGCGGCGAGAGCAGCCGAGCGTTCTCGACCTGCAAGCTCTCGCGACAGCGTACCAGCCCGAGGGCACTCGTCCGAGCGATCCGAACGCCTTTGACGTGTTGATGAAGTTGTCTCTGCTGAGAACCGAGGCCGACCACGCGGTGTGGCTTGCTCGGGGTTCGCCTTCTTTCGGCATGTACCCGGATTATCAGATGATCTATGCGCCGGAGCGTGTCGGAGATCTTGGCGAACTGCACGCGGTACGTCTCAGAGAGATACAGGAAGGGGAAGCGGTCGCCCGGATGCTTCTCGAGAAGCAGAGGGAGCTTGGGGTCCCTGAGACACTTGCGATTCTGGCGTCGACGCGGCGGTACGTTCCTGGTTACGACATACCACCCGGGCAGCCGCTGTTCTTGATCCCGCTCAAACATCTTGGTGACAGTCGGCAGCTCGCCATGGCTTGTCTCTCTCGAATGCGTCTGGCGGCGGAGGATCGAGACCTGGCCGCGTTCTCCTCCGCGATGGAGGGCTCGCTCGCACTTGCCCGTGTCCTTCGGCTTGAGCCGAACCTGATCTCGCACCTCGTCTCGTACCACATCGAGATGGAGACACATGGGCAGATACGGCTTGCGCTCGCTTCGAGTCCCGATGCCGAGTGGCTCGACGCCATCTCAGACATTCTTGAGCGGCAGCGGTCGTCGGTGCCGCATGAGTTCTGGATCAGGAGCGAGGCGTTGACCTCGCACAATCTGATCTGCCACTTCTTCAATGAGCCGCACCATGCTCGCTTCGGGCGTTGGTCGCGATCGGTGCGTCAGCTCCGCATGTCGCTGTTTATCGGCGACACCATGAGACAACCATCACGGCTCGGCACTTACTACGAGAACCGGAAGATACTGAGGGAGCAGGAGGAACGCTTTCGCGAGGTCGCGAGTACGCCGCTCCGCGAGAGGGGTCCGCATGATTCGGCGTCCACATCACTTATCCCGGCCTGGTATTGCATCAACACGGATCCGACTGAGACGCTCGATCAATCTGCTGTGCTGCAAGCCGATCGTGACGGGCTCGACATCATGATCGCACTCGAACGCTTCCGTCTGGCTGAAGGTGAGTATCCGGATTCGCTTGAGCGCATCGTTCCGGCGTACATGGAAGCCCTTCCGCTCGATCCCTGGTCGGGGGTTCCGTATGTCTATCGACGACCCGGTGATTCAGATCACTGCGCACCCGCCGGGTATGTGCTTTACTCGATCGGCTCTGACCAAGTCGATAACGGGGGAAGGCCGCCTCCTGCACGTCGAGCCAAATCACAGAACATCGTGATGGGAGCGGCAAAGAAGCGGGACTGTGTCGGGCTCGACTGGATCATCAACTCTGCTGCCAGGAACCACTGA